Genomic DNA from Streptomyces diastaticus subsp. diastaticus:
TGAACGCCTCGTCGCTGACGTTCAGCGCGGCGCCCAGCGCGCTCAGGGCGTTCTTGGACCCCTCCCCGCCGAGACCCCGGTCGAGGAAGGAGGCGCCCACGAACTGGAGCTTGTACTTGCCGTCCTTGAGGTCCTGGTCGATGGTCTCGCCGATGTTCTGCTCGAAGGAGGCGCAGACGGGGCAGCGCGGGTCCTCGTAGATCTTCAGCGTCTTGGGGGCGTCGTCCTTGCCGATGACGACGGTGGTGCCCCGGGCGCCGGCGGTGTTGGCGGGCTTGACCAGCTTCTGGTCGGCCGCCTTCTCCCAGGGGCCCGGCTCGTTGGCCTTGACCACGGCGAAACCGACGCCGCCGGCTATCGCCAGGACACCGACGACCGAACCGGCGACGATCAACTGGCGCCGCATCTTGTCCCTCTTGGCCTGCTTCTCGCGCTCGATCCGCAGCCGCTCGCGCGCCGCGCTCTTCGCCGCCTGGCTGTTCCGCTTGCTCATGGGTGTGCTCTCCGTGTGGGACGT
This window encodes:
- a CDS encoding thioredoxin domain-containing protein, whose product is MSKRNSQAAKSAARERLRIEREKQAKRDKMRRQLIVAGSVVGVLAIAGGVGFAVVKANEPGPWEKAADQKLVKPANTAGARGTTVVIGKDDAPKTLKIYEDPRCPVCASFEQNIGETIDQDLKDGKYKLQFVGASFLDRGLGGEGSKNALSALGAALNVSDEAFMAYKAALFSVENHPEESKDEFAKDSRLLEIANQVPELKGNSAFKKDVEDGTYDKWALEMSKVFDDNKDDVKGTPSLVMDGKKITAEGSDNAPQTPEQFNAAVDKALKG